The nucleotide sequence ATCGGCCTGACGCTCAACCGGCCTCTGCCGGATGGAAGCTGGCATGTGTTGGCCCGCAATGCGCGTCGCCTGCGCGCCGGGGACAGGCTGCGCTTTACCGAGGACGACACGCAGCCAACCGGCTTGCTGGCGGCCGAGGTGGTGGCCCGTGACGAAGATGGGGGTGCTATCCTGCGCTTTGTCGCGGAGGATTTCGATGCGGCGCTGGCGCAGTACGGGGCGCTGGCCTTGCCGCCTTATATCGATCGTCCGCAAGGGCCGACCGATCAGGATGCAGAAGACTACCAGACTGTCTTTGCCCGTCATCGCGGCGCGGTGGCGGCGCCGACGGCGGGGCTGCATTTTACTCCGGCCTTGCTGGACAGGCTGGCGGCAAAGGGGATCGAACGTGTCACGATCACCCTGCATGTCGGCGCCGGTACTTTCCTGCCGATGCGTGATGATACGATCGAGGCCCATCGTCTGCATGCAGAGCGCGGCGTCATCACGCCGGAGGCTGCCTCACGGATCAATGCGGCCAAACGGGTCATTGCGGTCGGCACTACCAGCCTGCGCCTGCTGGAAAGCGCGGCTGATGCTGAGGGAGGTGTGCGTCCTTTCGATGCCGAGACCGATATTTTCATCAAGCCGGGCCACCGGTTCCGCACCGCGCATGCGTTGCTGACGAATTTTCATTTGCCGCGTTCGACCCTGTTCATGCTGGTCTGTGCCTTTGCCGGAACAGCGCGGATGCGGGCGGCCTATGCGTATGCCATCGCTGAGGCTTACCGTTTCTACTCCTACGGCGATGCCTGTCTGATCGAGCGGGACTTGCGCGACAGGCATTAAGGCGGCACAGCGTTGCTCATGTCCCTTACCCTGTCTCTTCAGGCCGAGGATGGCCGGGCGCGAGCCGCCACACTGCATACTGCGCATGGTGACGTGCCGACCCCGACTTTCATGCCGGTCGGTACGGCGGCCACCGTCAAGGCCATGATGATGGATTCCGTCCGCGCCACCGGCGCCGGGATCGTGCTTGGCAATACCTACCATCTGATGCTGCGCCCCGGAGCTGACCGGGTGGAGGCGCTGGGTGGGTTGCACCGTTTCATGGACTGGCCCGGCCCCATCCTGACCGATAGCGGCGGGTTTCAGGTCATGTCCCTGTCCTCCCTGCGCAAGCTGGATAAGGATGGCGTGACGTTCCAGTCCCATATTGATGGCTCTCGTCATCGTCTGACGCCGGAAAGCTCGATCGGGATCCAGCACAAGCTGGATGCAACGATCACCATGGCATTCGATGAATGCACCAAATTCCCCGCCACGCATGCGGAGGCGGCTGCTTCCATGGAGCTGTCGATGCGCTGGGCGGCAAGGTGCCGGGATGCGTTCGTGCCGCGTGACGGGTACGGTCTGTTCGGGATCGTGCAGGGCAGCGTCTATAACGATCTGCGCACGCAATCCGTGACGGCGCTGGGCGATGATTTCCATGGCTATGCGGTGGGTGGTCTGGCGGTAGGAGAGGGGCAGGAGGCTATGTTCGCCACGCTCGACCATACCCTGCCGTTGCTGCCGCGTGGCAAGCCGCGTTACCTGATGGGGGTCGGCACACCAGATGATATTCTGGGTGCGGTCATGCGGGGTGTGGATATGTTTGACTGCGTGATGCCCACACGCGCTGGACGGACGGCCCGCGCCTACACCTCGCAGGGGGTGATGAACATGCGCAATGCCCGTTATGCGGATGATGGCCGCCCGATCGATCCGGCCTGCGACTGTCCTGCCTGCACACGTCACAGCCGGGCCTATCTGCATCATCTGTTCCGGGCCGGCGAGATGCTGGGACCGATGCTGCTGACATGGCATAATCTCAATTACTACCAGTCCCTGATGCGTGGCCTGCGCAGCGCGATCATGGAGGGACGGCTGGAGCAGCATGCCGTCAGGCTGCGCGCTGCCTGGGCGGCGGGAGATCAGGAGAAACAGGATGGCTGAAAATTATGCGGGCCTGACCCAGCTCGGCCAGACCGTTTCCCAGCCCGCCAGCCCTGATCAGGCGGTGCTGGAGAAAGTGCCTAATCCGACACCGGGCAAGGCGTATATGATCCGTTTTACCGCGCCGGAATTCACCTCTCTCTGCCCGCTGACCGGCCAGCCGGATTTCGCGCATATCGTGCTGGATTACGTGCCGCGTGACTGGATCGTCGAGAGCAAATCCCTGAAGCTGTTTCTGACCAGTTTCCGCAATGTCGGCAGTTTTCATGAAGCCTGCTCGATGAAAATCGCGGAGCGTGTGGTCAGCCTGCTTGATCCTGTCTGGCTGAGGATCGGTGCTTACTGGTACCCGCGCGGGGGTATTCCCATCGACGTGTTCTGGCAGACCGGCGCACCACCGGATGGCGTATGGATTCCGGCGCAGGATGTGCCGGGTTATCGGGGAAGAGGTTAAAGCATATGGCTCTGTGGGTCCGTTTTGCGCGGGATGGGGAAACCGGTTTCGGAACGTTGGCGGATGGGTTGATCACGGCCCATACCGGCACCATGTTCGGCGACAATGTACCCTCTGGCGAGGTCGTTCCGCTGGAGACGGTGCGTCTGCTGGCACCCGTTATGCCGCGTAAATTCATCGGGCTGTGGAACAATTTTCATGAGCTGGCGGCCAAGCTGGGCACCTCTGTTCCCGACCAGCCGCTCTGGTTCCTGAAATCGCCGGACAGCGTGGTGGGCCCGGATGCGGAAATCGTGCCGCCTGAATCCTGTCAGGGGAAAGTGCTCTACGAAGGCGAGCTGGGCATTGTGATCGGGCAGGACATCCATAACGGCGATGAGGCCGCCGCTGAGGCCGCAATTTTCGGCTATACAGCGGTGAATGACGTGACGGCGCTGGATATTCTCAATGCCGATCCATCTTTCCCGCAATGGGCGAGGGCCAAAAGCTGCGACACGTTCGGGCCGATCGGTCCCGCCATTGCTACCGGCCTGAACTGGCAAGAAGCGAGTATCCGTGTGGCCCTGAACGGGCGGGAACGCCAGAACTACCCGGCCGGCGACATGATTCTGTCTCCCGCACGGATCGTCAGCTTGCTATCGCGTGAAATGACGCTCCGTGCCGGGGATGTCATTGCCTGTGGCACCTCGGTGGGTGTGCTGCCGATGCGGCCCGGTATGGTGGTGGAGGTCACGATCGACGGGATCGGCACGCTGCGTAATACGGTCGCGCAAAAGGCCGATGCGGTCGCAGCCTGATCATGACGCAACGGGATCCTGCCTCCTCGGTCTGCTCTCCCGATGAATTTCATGCGTGGATCGAGGATGCGGTTCGTTTTGGGGATACGGATGCGCAGGGTCACGTCAATAACGTGACCTTCGCCCGTTACGCCGAGACCGGCTATGTGCCGTTCATGCGGGCGGCCGGGTTGCTGAGCGATCCGGGTCGCATGGCGGTTGCGGCCCGGATCGAGATTGATTTCCGCTCCGAGATTTTCTACCCGGCTGTGGTGCGAATCGGAACTGCACTGGACCGGATCGGGCGCAGCAGCATCACGCTGCGGCAAGGCCTGTTTGTCGAGACGCTCTGCGTGGCGACGGTGCGGCTGGTTCTGGTGCTGATCGACCGGAACACGCGCCGCCCGGTGGTGGTGGATGATGCCCTCATTGCGCGGCTGAGGGCGTTGTCCGAAGGTCTATCCGATCAGGAAACGAGTTTGGCCGCCAGCCGGGCGACGTGATCGCCCAGGAAGCGCGCGCCATCCAGCTCATTGGTGCTCGGCTGACGTGACCCATCGCCGCTGGCGATGGTGGAGGCCCCATAAGGCGTGCCGCCGGAGACTTCATCCAATCTGGTCTGCCCCTGAAAGGAATAGGGCAGGCCGGTAATCACCATGCCGTGATGAAGCAGATTGGTCAGCAGGGAGAACTGCGTGGTCTCCTGCCCGCCATGCTGGCTGGCGGTGGAGGTGAACGAAGCGCCGAGCTTGCCAATCAGGGCGCCTTTAGCCCATAGCCCGCCGGTCTGGTCCCAGAACTGAGCCATCTGAGATGGCAGACGGCCAAACCTTGTGCCTGCACCGACGATGATGGCGTCATAATTCGGCAGTTCCTCCGTTCTGGCAATCGGGGCAGCCTGATCGAGCTTGAAATGATTGGCGCGGGCGACCTCTTCCGGGACCAGCTCGGCAACGCGGCGGATATCGACCTCGGCCCCGGCGGCGCGCGCGCCTTCAGCGACGGCTTCCGCCATGGTTTCGATATGTCCGTAGGTGGAGTAGTAGAGAACCAGAACTTTGGCCATTCGTACGTTCCTTTGCTGTCAGATCGGCTTTCCGGCTTTAATGATCGGGCAGGCCGTAGAGTTCAGAAAGAGAAACAATGGAAATGCATCTTTTCCGGATCTGTGATGCCGTTTCTTCCTGATCTTGAAGGCTGGGCGGTCTTTGCCCGTGTGGCCGACAGTGGTTCTTTCGCCGGTGCGGCGGAGGAGCTGGGCCTGTCCAGAGCCACCATCTCCAAGATCATCGCCCGGCTGGAGGGGCGGATCGGCGCGGCGCTGTTCAACCGTACCTCCCGCCGCTTATCCCTGACCGAAGTGGGCCGTGCCTCTCATGAGCGCGCTCTGAGTATGCTGGAGCAGGCACAGGGGCTGGAGGAAAATGCACGTTCTTCTTCTGCCGCGCCGCGTGGGCTGGTCAGGATCTCGGCCCCGGTCAGTTTCGGGCTGATGCATGTGAGGCCGCTGATGCGCCAACTTCTGGCCGAGCATCCGGGGATTGATATTGATTTACGGTTGGATGATGCGATCGTTGATCTGGTGGCAGGGGGCTACGACATGGCGATCCGGATTGCGCAGATGCCGGATTCCGGTCTGCGGGTGCGCCGGATCGCCCAGATGCAGATGAAGATCGTGGCCGCGCCATCCTTGCTGGAACGTGGGCGCCCAGAGCATCCTCGTGATCTGGATATGGCCCTGTGTCTTGGCTACGGTCACGGCACCATGGCCGGGCGTTGGCGTTTGCGCCGTGAAAGCACGGGCGAAGAAGCCTCGCTGCTGCCTGCGGGCCGTTTGCGCACCAATAACGGTGAAGTCATGCTGGAGGCGGCACGGAGCGGTCAGGGGTTTGCGCTGGCGCCTGATTTTCTAATTTGGGATGATCTGACGGCAGGCACTCTGGTTCCGGTTCTGACGGACTGGTCACTGCCATTGTTGGAGCTGAATATCGTTTTACCACCTTCGCTTTTGCGCCCGGCCCGTATCGCGGCTGTAGCCAGTTTCCTGACCGGGCAATTGTCGAAATGCTGCTGGATTGTTCGTGACAAAGCCAGCTGAGCCTTCGCTGTCAGCGTCGAAGCTGACGATGCAGGAAAAAGCCAAACGGGATATTGCCGTCTATGCACGGGCGCTGGGCTTTGCCTCGGTCGGGTTTTCGTCAGCCACCCTGACGCAGACGGCGCAGGCCGGGTTGACGGCGTTTCTGGAGGCTGGTTTTCACGGCACCATGGGCTGGATGGCGGAGCGCAGCGATCAGCGCGCCGATCCCAAGGTATTATGGCCTGAAACTGGGACGGTTATCGC is from Granulibacter bethesdensis and encodes:
- the tgt gene encoding tRNA guanosine(34) transglycosylase Tgt, which encodes MSLTLSLQAEDGRARAATLHTAHGDVPTPTFMPVGTAATVKAMMMDSVRATGAGIVLGNTYHLMLRPGADRVEALGGLHRFMDWPGPILTDSGGFQVMSLSSLRKLDKDGVTFQSHIDGSRHRLTPESSIGIQHKLDATITMAFDECTKFPATHAEAAASMELSMRWAARCRDAFVPRDGYGLFGIVQGSVYNDLRTQSVTALGDDFHGYAVGGLAVGEGQEAMFATLDHTLPLLPRGKPRYLMGVGTPDDILGAVMRGVDMFDCVMPTRAGRTARAYTSQGVMNMRNARYADDGRPIDPACDCPACTRHSRAYLHHLFRAGEMLGPMLLTWHNLNYYQSLMRGLRSAIMEGRLEQHAVRLRAAWAAGDQEKQDG
- a CDS encoding LysR family transcriptional regulator, with product MPFLPDLEGWAVFARVADSGSFAGAAEELGLSRATISKIIARLEGRIGAALFNRTSRRLSLTEVGRASHERALSMLEQAQGLEENARSSSAAPRGLVRISAPVSFGLMHVRPLMRQLLAEHPGIDIDLRLDDAIVDLVAGGYDMAIRIAQMPDSGLRVRRIAQMQMKIVAAPSLLERGRPEHPRDLDMALCLGYGHGTMAGRWRLRRESTGEEASLLPAGRLRTNNGEVMLEAARSGQGFALAPDFLIWDDLTAGTLVPVLTDWSLPLLELNIVLPPSLLRPARIAAVASFLTGQLSKCCWIVRDKAS
- the queA gene encoding tRNA preQ1(34) S-adenosylmethionine ribosyltransferase-isomerase QueA is translated as MSTAPLDIADFTFDLPPEQIAHEPARPRESARLLHVPAGEEGFHDHHIRDLPDLLRPGDVLVANDTRVIPAQLTAWRGQARIGLTLNRPLPDGSWHVLARNARRLRAGDRLRFTEDDTQPTGLLAAEVVARDEDGGAILRFVAEDFDAALAQYGALALPPYIDRPQGPTDQDAEDYQTVFARHRGAVAAPTAGLHFTPALLDRLAAKGIERVTITLHVGAGTFLPMRDDTIEAHRLHAERGVITPEAASRINAAKRVIAVGTTSLRLLESAADAEGGVRPFDAETDIFIKPGHRFRTAHALLTNFHLPRSTLFMLVCAFAGTARMRAAYAYAIAEAYRFYSYGDACLIERDLRDRH
- the wrbA gene encoding NAD(P)H:quinone oxidoreductase, producing the protein MAKVLVLYYSTYGHIETMAEAVAEGARAAGAEVDIRRVAELVPEEVARANHFKLDQAAPIARTEELPNYDAIIVGAGTRFGRLPSQMAQFWDQTGGLWAKGALIGKLGASFTSTASQHGGQETTQFSLLTNLLHHGMVITGLPYSFQGQTRLDEVSGGTPYGASTIASGDGSRQPSTNELDGARFLGDHVARLAAKLVS
- the queF gene encoding preQ(1) synthase, which codes for MAENYAGLTQLGQTVSQPASPDQAVLEKVPNPTPGKAYMIRFTAPEFTSLCPLTGQPDFAHIVLDYVPRDWIVESKSLKLFLTSFRNVGSFHEACSMKIAERVVSLLDPVWLRIGAYWYPRGGIPIDVFWQTGAPPDGVWIPAQDVPGYRGRG
- a CDS encoding fumarylacetoacetate hydrolase family protein, which produces MALWVRFARDGETGFGTLADGLITAHTGTMFGDNVPSGEVVPLETVRLLAPVMPRKFIGLWNNFHELAAKLGTSVPDQPLWFLKSPDSVVGPDAEIVPPESCQGKVLYEGELGIVIGQDIHNGDEAAAEAAIFGYTAVNDVTALDILNADPSFPQWARAKSCDTFGPIGPAIATGLNWQEASIRVALNGRERQNYPAGDMILSPARIVSLLSREMTLRAGDVIACGTSVGVLPMRPGMVVEVTIDGIGTLRNTVAQKADAVAA
- a CDS encoding thioesterase family protein, which encodes MTQRDPASSVCSPDEFHAWIEDAVRFGDTDAQGHVNNVTFARYAETGYVPFMRAAGLLSDPGRMAVAARIEIDFRSEIFYPAVVRIGTALDRIGRSSITLRQGLFVETLCVATVRLVLVLIDRNTRRPVVVDDALIARLRALSEGLSDQETSLAASRAT